The proteins below are encoded in one region of Bacillus vallismortis:
- the gntK gene encoding gluconokinase, producing MTSYMLGIDIGTTSTKAVLFSEKGDVVQKESIGYPLHTPDISTAEQDPEEIFRAVIQTTARMTKQHPEKQISFISFSSAMHSVIAIDENDQPLTPCITWADNRSEGWAHKIKEELNGHEVYKRTGTPIHPMAPLSKITWITNEQKEIASKAKKYIGIKEYIFKQLFNEYVIDYSLASATGMMNLKSLDWDEEALRIAGITPDHLSKLVPTTEIFQHCNPNVAIQMGIDPETPFVIGASDGVLSNLGVNAIHKGEIAVTIGTSGAIRTIIDQPQTDEKGRIFCYALTDKHWVIGGPVNNGGIVLRWIRDEFASSEIETATRLGIDPYDVLTKIAQRVRPGSDGLLFHPYLAGERAPLWNPDVRGSFFGLTMSHKKEHMIRAALEGVIYNLYTVFLALTECMDGPVTRIQATGGFARSEVWRQMMSDIFESEVVVPESYESSCLGACILGLYALGKIDSFEAVSDMVGSTHRHTPIEDSAKEYRKLIPIFINLSRSLENQYTQIADYQRGLITHN from the coding sequence ATGACTAGTTATATGTTAGGGATCGATATCGGCACGACAAGCACAAAAGCTGTGTTGTTCAGTGAAAAAGGAGACGTGGTACAGAAAGAAAGCATCGGCTACCCGCTCCATACACCGGACATCTCAACGGCTGAACAAGATCCGGAAGAGATTTTTCGTGCGGTCATCCAAACAACCGCGAGAATGACAAAGCAGCATCCAGAAAAACAGATCTCATTCATATCATTCAGCAGCGCCATGCACAGTGTCATCGCAATCGATGAAAATGACCAGCCGCTGACGCCATGCATCACATGGGCCGACAACCGGAGCGAAGGCTGGGCGCATAAGATTAAGGAGGAATTGAACGGGCATGAGGTGTACAAACGGACAGGAACACCGATTCATCCGATGGCACCGCTAAGCAAAATCACCTGGATCACGAACGAACAAAAAGAAATCGCTTCCAAAGCAAAAAAATATATCGGCATCAAAGAGTACATTTTCAAACAGCTGTTCAATGAATATGTCATTGATTACTCATTGGCCTCAGCGACAGGCATGATGAATCTGAAAAGCTTGGATTGGGACGAAGAAGCACTGCGCATCGCAGGCATTACGCCGGACCACTTATCAAAACTCGTGCCGACAACCGAGATCTTTCAGCATTGCAACCCGAATGTAGCGATACAGATGGGCATCGATCCGGAAACACCTTTTGTCATCGGCGCGAGTGATGGTGTTTTGTCCAATCTCGGCGTCAACGCCATTCATAAGGGCGAGATCGCCGTCACCATCGGAACAAGTGGCGCTATCCGGACGATTATTGACCAGCCGCAAACCGATGAAAAGGGACGGATTTTCTGCTACGCCTTGACGGACAAGCACTGGGTCATCGGCGGACCGGTGAACAATGGCGGAATCGTCCTGCGCTGGATCAGAGACGAATTTGCCTCTTCCGAAATCGAGACAGCGACACGGCTGGGAATTGATCCATATGACGTGCTGACGAAGATTGCCCAACGCGTCAGGCCCGGTTCCGACGGTCTGCTGTTCCACCCATACCTCGCCGGAGAACGCGCTCCGCTGTGGAATCCGGATGTACGCGGCTCATTTTTCGGCTTGACCATGTCGCATAAGAAAGAACATATGATACGCGCGGCATTAGAAGGGGTCATTTACAACCTGTACACGGTGTTCCTGGCATTAACCGAATGCATGGACGGCCCGGTAACCCGCATTCAGGCGACAGGGGGATTTGCAAGGTCTGAGGTTTGGCGCCAAATGATGTCGGATATCTTCGAATCAGAGGTCGTCGTTCCGGAAAGCTACGAAAGCTCATGTCTCGGCGCCTGCATTTTAGGCCTGTATGCGTTAGGAAAAATTGATTCATTCGAGGCTGTGTCCGACATGGTCGGCAGCACACACAGGCACACGCCGATTGAAGACTCAGCCAAGGAATACAGAAAATTAATCCCGATCTTTATTAATCTCTCAAGATCATTAGAGAATCAATATACACAAATTGCAGATTATCAGAGAGGCTTAATCACACACAACTAG
- the gntR gene encoding gluconate operon transcriptional repressor GntR: MLDSKDLLYPAKWLSKASTGVRIAYELRMRIISGLIESGTILSENTIATEFSVSRSPVREALKILASEKIIRLERMGAVAIGLTEKEITEIYDVRLLLETFVFERLVKIDIEPLVKDLSKILEMMKVSIKYEDVDEFSFQDVLFHETIIRAIDHSYIQMIWNNLKPVMESFILLSMRARLKEKHEDFTRILDNHELYIQAIKAKDRALMIQSLHQNFDDVQEKVEDLWLSQQMLAKGAEHHND; encoded by the coding sequence ATGCTAGACTCCAAAGACCTGTTGTATCCCGCAAAATGGCTCTCAAAAGCGTCAACCGGTGTTCGTATCGCATACGAGCTGAGAATGCGAATTATTTCAGGTTTGATTGAAAGCGGTACCATTTTATCAGAAAATACGATCGCCACCGAGTTTTCAGTAAGCCGTTCGCCGGTTCGCGAAGCGTTAAAAATACTCGCATCCGAAAAAATCATCCGCTTAGAACGAATGGGAGCGGTCGCAATTGGGTTAACTGAGAAGGAAATCACAGAAATTTATGATGTGCGTTTACTATTAGAAACATTTGTCTTTGAACGGCTTGTCAAAATCGACATTGAGCCCTTAGTCAAGGACCTCAGTAAAATACTTGAAATGATGAAAGTCTCCATCAAATACGAGGACGTAGATGAATTTTCATTTCAAGACGTGCTGTTTCATGAAACGATTATCCGAGCTATCGACCATTCATACATTCAGATGATCTGGAACAATCTAAAACCCGTTATGGAAAGCTTTATTCTGTTGTCCATGCGGGCACGGTTAAAGGAAAAACACGAGGATTTCACAAGGATTTTAGATAACCATGAGCTTTATATTCAGGCCATTAAAGCAAAAGACAGGGCGCTGATGATTCAGTCTCTTCACCAAAACTTTGATGATGTGCAAGAAAAGGTAGAAGACCTGTGGCTCTCACAACAAATGCTGGCAAAAGGAGCTGAACACCATAATGACTAG
- a CDS encoding glycerate kinase, giving the protein MKIIIAPDSFKESLSALEAADAIERGFQSVFPGADYRKLPMADGGEGTVQSLVDATTGWIKEQVVTGPLGEPVEAFFGMMGDGKTAVIEMAAASGLHLVPVERRNPLVTTTRGTGELMAAALDAGAEHLMIGIGGSATNDGGAGMIQALGGRLLDESGREIGPGGGALSQLASLDISELDPRLENVKLEVACDVDNPLTGPKGAAAVFGPQKGATEDMVDVLDQNLAHFADVAEKALGTTSREIKGAGAAGGLGWSLLAFLDADLKRGIDIVLEAVDFADEVQDADLVITGEGRIDSQTIYGKTPIGVAKAAKSYDVPVIGIAGSVSRDSDAVYQHGIDALFSIVPGAVPLEDAVEHAAEYMERTARDIAAAIKLAKTMFLI; this is encoded by the coding sequence ATGAAAATCATCATTGCACCGGATTCATTTAAGGAAAGCTTATCAGCTCTGGAGGCCGCTGATGCGATAGAAAGAGGTTTTCAATCGGTATTTCCTGGCGCCGATTACAGGAAACTGCCGATGGCGGATGGCGGAGAGGGCACCGTTCAGTCTCTGGTTGATGCCACAACCGGATGGATTAAAGAACAGGTTGTCACGGGGCCGCTGGGAGAACCGGTGGAAGCGTTTTTTGGCATGATGGGAGATGGGAAAACAGCAGTGATTGAAATGGCTGCCGCCTCAGGGCTTCATCTCGTGCCTGTTGAAAGGCGCAATCCGCTCGTCACGACAACAAGGGGGACGGGAGAATTAATGGCAGCGGCTCTTGACGCGGGCGCAGAGCATTTGATGATCGGGATCGGCGGAAGCGCAACGAATGACGGAGGAGCCGGGATGATTCAAGCGTTGGGCGGAAGGCTTCTTGATGAATCAGGCCGTGAGATTGGGCCCGGGGGCGGCGCGTTATCTCAACTCGCATCACTCGATATCAGCGAGCTTGATCCCAGATTGGAGAATGTCAAATTGGAGGTCGCCTGCGACGTGGACAATCCATTAACAGGGCCAAAAGGGGCTGCGGCTGTTTTCGGGCCGCAAAAAGGCGCGACAGAAGATATGGTGGATGTGCTGGATCAGAACTTGGCCCATTTCGCGGATGTGGCAGAAAAAGCGCTTGGGACAACATCCAGAGAAATAAAGGGCGCCGGCGCAGCAGGCGGTCTCGGGTGGAGCTTGCTGGCTTTTCTTGATGCTGATTTGAAAAGAGGCATTGATATTGTCCTGGAAGCGGTTGATTTTGCAGATGAAGTTCAGGATGCGGACCTTGTGATTACCGGTGAGGGGCGAATCGACAGCCAAACGATTTACGGGAAGACACCGATCGGCGTAGCCAAAGCGGCTAAATCATACGATGTGCCTGTCATTGGCATAGCGGGATCAGTCTCACGAGACAGTGATGCCGTCTATCAGCACGGAATTGATGCGCTTTTCAGCATCGTTCCCGGCGCCGTGCCTCTTGAAGACGCGGTTGAACATGCCGCAGAATACATGGAAAGAACGGCGCGGGACATTGCCGCAGCCATCAAATTGGCGAAAACGATGTTTCTGATATAG
- a CDS encoding polysaccharide pyruvyl transferase family protein has product MTVQEIKGKKLVKGIAPNVEPEALLHDKRKVFLFGSPSYTNIGDQAIAYAEEKFIKNHFPYYEYIEIMDYATDEGIELVKEIIREDDIVCFTGGGNLGNLYLDIEEDRRKVFSAFKDYKSISLPQSVYFEDTEEGNKEKKKTQDAYHQNPNLTIAARETQTLDVVKETFDSNVIFTPDMVLSLDIVPRELERDGVLFILRADKEKVTDEDFISQMRKWAKKTTYTERTDTVLDTVDTIDYADREKHFMEMLDRIGSSKLVVTDRLHAMIFSIITKTPCLVFGNSYGKAKHSYRDWLESLNFIEYTDQQDIKELERMIDRLLQAEPNDVDVSKDFQPLIDFFKS; this is encoded by the coding sequence ATGACGGTACAAGAAATCAAAGGTAAGAAACTCGTAAAAGGCATTGCGCCAAATGTAGAGCCAGAAGCCCTGTTACATGATAAACGAAAAGTATTTTTATTTGGTTCCCCGAGTTACACAAACATTGGAGACCAAGCGATTGCGTATGCGGAAGAGAAATTTATCAAAAATCATTTTCCGTATTATGAATATATTGAAATTATGGATTATGCGACAGATGAGGGCATTGAACTGGTGAAGGAGATCATCCGTGAAGACGATATTGTCTGCTTTACCGGCGGAGGCAATTTAGGAAACCTGTATCTCGATATTGAGGAAGACAGAAGGAAAGTCTTCTCGGCGTTTAAGGACTACAAATCGATTTCTCTGCCGCAATCTGTTTATTTTGAAGACACAGAGGAAGGAAATAAAGAAAAGAAAAAAACACAGGATGCGTATCATCAAAATCCTAACTTAACGATAGCCGCGCGTGAGACGCAAACACTGGATGTGGTGAAAGAGACCTTCGACTCCAATGTGATCTTTACCCCGGACATGGTGCTTTCCTTGGATATTGTGCCGAGAGAGCTTGAGCGGGACGGCGTTCTCTTTATTTTAAGAGCGGATAAGGAGAAAGTGACCGACGAAGATTTTATTTCACAGATGAGAAAATGGGCAAAAAAAACAACCTATACGGAGCGTACTGATACGGTGCTGGATACGGTTGACACCATCGATTACGCCGATCGCGAGAAGCATTTTATGGAGATGCTTGACCGCATCGGATCCAGCAAATTGGTGGTCACTGACCGCCTTCACGCGATGATTTTCTCGATTATCACCAAGACACCTTGCCTCGTCTTTGGGAACAGCTACGGCAAAGCCAAACATTCGTACCGTGATTGGCTCGAAAGCTTAAATTTCATTGAATACACGGATCAACAAGATATAAAGGAACTGGAGCGCATGATTGACCGGCTGCTTCAAGCAGAACCGAATGACGTTGATGTTTCGAAGGATTTTCAGCCGCTGATTGATTTTTTCAAATCATAA
- a CDS encoding Na+/H+ antiporter produces the protein MEHLDLHHIFELGFLLVMIAAGITAIAKKCKQPYPIALVIVGTIIGLVHIPLFEPLKDFITEGEVFNFVIITLFLPALLGEAALKLPFSHLRENKRPVLALAFGGTLISFLIVGFSSMWLMHLAIPAAFVFAALMSATDPVSVLSIFKSVGAPKKLSIVVEGESLFNDGLAVVLFNISAFYLMTYLDLGIQGAGLGLWEFVKVISLGLIIGGALGFVFSQLTKYFDDYPLEIIFSIILFYSSFLLAEMAGASGVIAVVVAALIFGNYGAKIGMSPTTKLNINNFWDVAALLANSLVFLMVGLEITRIDLTDKWGLAIMAIVIVLIARSAAVYISLAFIKKFPVTWKHTINWGGLKGSLSIALVLSLPRDFPGREDILIFAFSVVLFSLVVQGLTIKPLLERLGVNQKEEGNQEYETLLAKGHRLETAIQEVQQVKHNLLIHEAVSRELTDQYKEEVSQLHQQTNQLFEAYPELKNKQQTILKKHALYAQYQAIENLSKEDIISNEVAEQEQARIIDEIVRLEEDH, from the coding sequence ATGGAGCACTTAGATTTGCATCATATTTTCGAACTCGGTTTTTTGCTGGTTATGATTGCAGCAGGGATCACTGCGATTGCCAAGAAGTGCAAGCAGCCTTATCCGATAGCGCTCGTGATTGTCGGAACGATCATTGGACTTGTACATATTCCGCTTTTTGAACCGCTGAAAGATTTTATCACTGAGGGCGAAGTCTTTAACTTCGTCATCATTACGCTGTTCTTGCCGGCTTTATTAGGAGAAGCGGCGCTGAAGCTGCCCTTTTCCCATTTGCGAGAAAATAAGCGTCCCGTTCTAGCGCTGGCCTTCGGCGGCACGCTCATCTCGTTTCTGATCGTCGGCTTTTCTTCCATGTGGCTGATGCATTTAGCCATTCCGGCGGCATTTGTGTTTGCCGCGCTGATGAGTGCGACAGACCCAGTCAGTGTGCTGTCCATTTTCAAAAGCGTCGGCGCGCCGAAAAAGCTGTCGATTGTCGTTGAAGGAGAAAGCCTGTTCAATGACGGGCTGGCGGTTGTGCTGTTCAATATTTCCGCTTTTTACTTGATGACTTATTTGGATCTCGGTATCCAAGGCGCTGGTTTAGGCTTGTGGGAGTTTGTCAAAGTCATTTCTCTCGGCCTTATCATCGGAGGCGCTCTAGGATTTGTCTTTTCCCAGCTCACCAAGTATTTTGATGATTATCCTTTAGAAATTATTTTTAGTATCATTCTGTTTTACAGTTCATTTTTATTGGCGGAAATGGCAGGTGCTTCCGGCGTAATCGCTGTCGTAGTCGCCGCGCTTATTTTCGGCAATTACGGGGCAAAAATCGGCATGAGCCCGACGACCAAGCTGAATATTAATAACTTTTGGGACGTCGCCGCCTTGCTCGCGAACTCCCTTGTCTTTTTAATGGTGGGACTTGAAATCACGAGAATTGACCTGACTGACAAATGGGGTTTGGCGATTATGGCCATTGTCATTGTGCTCATCGCCCGAAGTGCCGCCGTCTATATCAGTCTGGCCTTTATCAAAAAATTTCCGGTGACATGGAAGCATACCATCAATTGGGGCGGGCTGAAGGGCTCTCTGTCTATTGCACTCGTACTGAGCCTGCCGAGAGACTTCCCGGGGCGTGAAGACATTCTGATTTTCGCCTTCAGTGTCGTTTTGTTCTCTCTTGTTGTTCAGGGGCTCACGATCAAGCCGCTTCTGGAACGATTAGGCGTGAATCAAAAGGAAGAAGGCAATCAGGAATATGAGACATTGCTTGCAAAGGGGCACCGGCTAGAAACCGCTATCCAGGAAGTCCAGCAAGTCAAACACAATTTGCTGATTCACGAAGCTGTCTCCAGGGAACTGACAGACCAGTACAAAGAAGAGGTCAGCCAGCTGCATCAACAAACAAACCAATTATTCGAAGCCTATCCGGAACTCAAAAACAAACAGCAAACCATCTTGAAAAAACATGCGTTATACGCCCAATACCAAGCGATCGAGAACTTATCAAAGGAAGATATTATCTCAAACGAAGTGGCTGAACAAGAGCAAGCGCGTATCATTGATGAAATCGTTCGGTTGGAAGAGGATCACTAA
- a CDS encoding SDR family oxidoreductase, whose translation MTNDYSVTNTERLEQQNTGMKTKLKLKKLKDQVIVITGATSGIGLVTARMAAEKGAKVVAAARNDEALKELTEKLEEKGHEAIWVKADVGKEEDVNRIAETAISTYGRFDTWVNNAAVSIFGHAMDVTVEDMKRMYDTNFWGPVYGTRAAVKHYTNRGEPGALINVGSLFGDRGTVIQSTYASAKFALHGWTESIRMELEKEQAPVSVTLIHPGRIDTPYNEHAHSYLDKQPAHYRSMIYPPEAVAEAILFAAEHPKRDMYIGSQAKAIAMLGALFPRLTDKLMEKIMYHSQHAERPSKPREESALYEAGYGMHDRGTNKGWMRSRSYYAKATKRPIVSAAVVAGLVAWGISKRRK comes from the coding sequence ATGACAAACGATTATTCAGTCACGAATACAGAAAGACTTGAACAACAAAACACAGGCATGAAAACGAAGCTTAAACTGAAAAAACTCAAGGATCAAGTGATCGTCATTACCGGCGCTACGAGCGGGATCGGCCTTGTCACGGCACGAATGGCAGCTGAAAAAGGCGCAAAGGTTGTGGCGGCAGCTCGAAATGATGAGGCTTTGAAGGAACTCACTGAAAAATTAGAGGAAAAAGGGCATGAAGCGATATGGGTGAAAGCGGATGTCGGAAAAGAGGAAGACGTGAACCGCATCGCAGAAACCGCGATCAGCACATATGGCCGTTTTGACACATGGGTCAACAATGCCGCCGTCTCGATTTTCGGACACGCCATGGATGTCACTGTTGAAGACATGAAGCGCATGTACGACACAAACTTCTGGGGGCCTGTTTACGGTACAAGAGCGGCAGTCAAACACTATACCAATAGAGGCGAACCGGGCGCACTCATCAATGTAGGCAGCCTATTTGGCGACAGAGGAACTGTCATTCAATCCACATATGCGTCAGCCAAATTTGCGCTTCACGGCTGGACGGAAAGCATCCGGATGGAGCTTGAAAAAGAACAGGCACCCGTCTCGGTTACGCTCATCCATCCTGGCAGAATTGACACGCCCTACAACGAGCATGCTCACAGCTACCTCGACAAACAGCCGGCTCATTACCGCTCGATGATCTACCCGCCGGAAGCGGTCGCCGAAGCCATCCTGTTTGCAGCTGAACACCCGAAGCGCGACATGTACATCGGATCACAGGCAAAAGCCATCGCCATGCTGGGCGCTCTTTTCCCCCGGCTGACCGACAAACTAATGGAAAAAATCATGTACCACAGCCAGCATGCCGAAAGACCGTCCAAACCGCGTGAAGAAAGCGCGCTTTATGAAGCGGGATACGGCATGCATGACAGGGGCACAAACAAAGGATGGATGCGGTCAAGAAGCTATTACGCGAAAGCCACAAAACGACCGATTGTATCGGCTGCAGTCGTTGCCGGACTGGTGGCTTGGGGGATATCGAAGAGGAGAAAGTAA
- a CDS encoding TetR/AcrR family transcriptional regulator: MTSRGDSREKILHTASRLFQLQGYHATGLNQIVKESGAPKGSLYHFFPNGKEELAIEAVTYTGKLIEYLIQQSMDETSDPIEAIQQFIKKTASQFDNTQSIQGLPVGLLASETALISEPLRTVCMKVFKSWEAGFARKLMENGFAEEEANQLGMLVNTMIEGGIMLSLTNKDKTPLLLIADQIPVLVRKKG, from the coding sequence ATGACTAGCAGAGGAGATTCACGTGAAAAAATTCTTCACACGGCGTCACGTCTGTTCCAGCTGCAAGGATATCACGCGACGGGTTTGAACCAGATTGTGAAAGAAAGCGGTGCTCCGAAGGGATCGCTTTATCACTTTTTCCCGAACGGCAAAGAAGAATTAGCGATTGAAGCGGTTACATATACAGGAAAACTGATTGAATATCTGATACAGCAAAGCATGGATGAAACCTCTGATCCAATAGAAGCGATTCAGCAATTTATCAAAAAAACAGCCAGCCAGTTTGACAATACACAAAGCATTCAAGGCCTTCCGGTTGGTTTGCTGGCGAGTGAGACTGCGTTAATCAGTGAACCGCTGCGGACGGTTTGCATGAAGGTGTTTAAAAGCTGGGAAGCTGGTTTTGCCAGAAAACTAATGGAAAACGGATTTGCAGAAGAAGAAGCAAATCAGCTCGGAATGCTGGTCAATACGATGATTGAGGGCGGTATCATGCTTTCGTTAACGAATAAAGACAAAACACCCCTTCTTCTCATCGCCGATCAAATTCCAGTGCTTGTGAGAAAAAAAGGGTAG